A portion of the bacterium genome contains these proteins:
- a CDS encoding insulinase family protein, translating to MQASRLPNGIRVLSEELPQLGSVTIGIWVENGSRWERSEQAGISHFLEHLFFKGTDTRTAAQIAETIDAVGGVLNAFTGKEHTCYYAKVLAEHLPMALDLLADIFLHSRFAAEEIDRERTVIVQEISQVEDTPDDWVHDLFAQSWWGEHPLARPIAGTATTVGALRRDDFLGFLEARYRPDRILVAAAGNLTHAALVDVVARHFGSLGGTTPPVPQPSPAARAAVRVHAKPLEQVHVCLGTPGIPQSDPDRYAAHVLNVALGGGMSSRLFQEIRERRGKAYTVYSFLSSYADAGYTGVYVGTSPDATQEVIDLVRREFGALPREGLRAEELDRARTQMKGNMLLALETSDSRMSRIARNALYYGRDVPLDEVAHAIDAVDNDAVVRVAGRLFGTGDVGITVLGDLRGATLDGAVTPG from the coding sequence ATGCAGGCCTCGCGCCTCCCGAACGGGATCCGCGTCCTGTCCGAGGAGCTGCCCCAGCTCGGGTCGGTCACGATCGGCATCTGGGTCGAGAACGGCTCGCGCTGGGAGCGCTCCGAGCAGGCGGGGATCTCGCACTTCCTCGAGCACCTGTTCTTCAAGGGCACGGACACCCGCACGGCGGCGCAGATCGCGGAGACGATCGACGCCGTCGGCGGCGTGCTCAACGCGTTCACGGGCAAGGAACACACCTGCTACTACGCGAAGGTGCTGGCCGAGCACCTGCCGATGGCGCTCGACCTCCTCGCCGACATCTTCCTCCACTCCCGCTTCGCCGCGGAGGAGATCGACCGCGAGCGCACCGTCATCGTCCAGGAGATATCGCAGGTCGAGGACACACCCGACGACTGGGTCCACGATCTGTTCGCGCAGAGCTGGTGGGGCGAGCATCCCCTCGCGCGTCCCATCGCCGGCACGGCGACGACGGTCGGTGCACTTCGGCGCGACGACTTCCTCGGCTTCCTCGAGGCGCGGTACCGGCCCGACCGTATCCTCGTCGCGGCGGCCGGCAACCTGACGCACGCGGCGCTCGTCGACGTCGTCGCGCGCCACTTCGGCTCCCTCGGGGGCACGACGCCGCCCGTGCCGCAGCCGTCTCCTGCCGCGCGCGCCGCGGTGCGAGTCCATGCGAAGCCGCTCGAGCAGGTCCACGTCTGCCTCGGGACGCCGGGCATCCCGCAGAGCGACCCGGATCGCTACGCCGCCCACGTCCTCAACGTCGCGCTCGGGGGCGGCATGAGCTCGCGCCTGTTCCAGGAGATCCGGGAGCGGCGCGGTAAGGCGTACACGGTGTACTCCTTCCTCTCGAGCTACGCCGACGCCGGCTACACCGGCGTCTACGTCGGCACGAGCCCCGATGCGACGCAGGAGGTGATCGACCTCGTGCGCCGGGAGTTCGGCGCCCTCCCGCGCGAGGGGCTGCGCGCCGAGGAGCTCGACCGCGCGCGCACGCAGATGAAGGGCAACATGCTGCTGGCGCTCGAGACGAGCGACAGCCGCATGAGCCGCATCGCCCGCAACGCGCTCTACTACGGGCGCGACGTGCCGCTCGACGAGGTGGCACACGCGATCGACGCCGTCGACAACGACGCCGTCGTACGTGTCGCCGGCCGCCTGTTCGGAACCGGGGACGTCGGGATCACGGTGCTCGGCGACCTGCGGGGAGCCACGCTCGACGGCGCGGTGACCCCGGGGTGA
- the pnp gene encoding polyribonucleotide nucleotidyltransferase, producing the protein MHKVEADFHGRRLSIETGRLAKQAGGSALVQYGETVVLVTATASQSAREGIDFFPLTCDYVEKTFAAGKIPGGFFKREGRQAEKEILTSRLIDRPIRPLFPKGFVCETQVIATVLSHDRENDPDMISILGASAALTLSDIPFKEPIAAVRLGRIGDEFVVNLTQEQLPETTLNLVVAGSRDAILMVEGGAQVLPDALMLEALFTAHEALQPLIALQEELRKVAGRPKRILAAAASDPALEASVREMAAVKLREALAKTVKQERYAATDAVHAEVVQALGGDQADRRKAVGFLVDKVKKEFVRQAILKTHKRIDGRGLADVRPITCEVGVLPRTHGSAVFTRGETQALAVTTLGTSSDEQKIDALTGEYYKRFMLHYNFPPYSTGEVKFLRGPGRREIGHGALAERALAPVVPAEGDFPYTIRIVSEVLESNGSSSMASVCGGSLSLMQAGVPIKAAVAGVAMGLIKEGDDVAVLSDILGDEDHLGDMDFKVAGTRDGVTALQMDNKIGGVTRAVMQQALEQARASRLHILDIMDASLKTHAPELSIHAPRIVTIKIKQDRIRDLIGPGGKVIRSIVEETGCKIDVQDDGTVLVASADGEAMQRALEWIRSLTAEAEIGKIYRGTVRRIVDFGAFVEIMPGTDGLVHISQLANERVRAVSDVLKEGDVIDVKVLEIDKSGKIRLSRKEALKESEGRGEAAR; encoded by the coding sequence ATGCACAAGGTAGAAGCCGACTTCCACGGTCGGCGCCTGTCGATCGAGACCGGCCGTCTGGCCAAGCAGGCCGGTGGATCGGCGCTTGTTCAGTACGGTGAGACCGTCGTCCTGGTGACGGCCACCGCCAGCCAGAGTGCGCGGGAAGGCATCGACTTCTTTCCGCTCACCTGTGACTACGTCGAGAAGACCTTCGCCGCCGGCAAGATCCCGGGCGGCTTCTTCAAGCGCGAGGGACGCCAGGCGGAGAAGGAGATCCTCACCTCACGCCTGATCGACCGTCCCATCCGGCCCCTCTTCCCGAAGGGCTTCGTGTGCGAGACGCAGGTCATCGCCACCGTCCTCTCGCACGACCGCGAGAACGACCCCGACATGATCTCGATCCTCGGGGCGTCCGCGGCGCTCACGCTCTCCGACATCCCGTTCAAGGAGCCGATCGCGGCCGTCCGGCTCGGGCGCATCGGCGACGAGTTCGTCGTCAACCTCACACAAGAGCAGCTCCCGGAGACGACGCTCAACCTCGTCGTCGCCGGCTCGCGCGACGCCATCCTCATGGTCGAGGGCGGGGCGCAGGTGCTGCCCGACGCGCTCATGCTCGAGGCGCTGTTCACCGCCCACGAGGCGCTCCAGCCGCTCATCGCGTTGCAGGAGGAGCTGCGCAAGGTGGCAGGTAGGCCGAAGCGCATCCTGGCCGCGGCGGCCAGCGACCCGGCGCTCGAGGCGAGCGTCCGCGAGATGGCGGCCGTGAAGCTGCGCGAGGCGCTCGCGAAGACGGTGAAGCAGGAGCGCTACGCCGCGACCGACGCCGTGCATGCCGAGGTCGTGCAGGCTCTGGGCGGCGACCAGGCGGATCGTCGCAAGGCGGTGGGCTTCCTCGTCGACAAGGTGAAGAAGGAGTTCGTCCGCCAGGCGATCCTGAAGACGCACAAGCGCATCGACGGGCGCGGTCTCGCCGACGTGCGGCCGATCACATGCGAGGTCGGCGTCCTGCCGCGCACGCACGGCTCGGCGGTCTTCACGCGCGGCGAGACGCAGGCGCTCGCGGTCACCACGCTCGGCACGTCGTCGGACGAGCAGAAGATCGATGCGCTGACCGGCGAGTACTACAAGCGCTTCATGCTGCACTACAACTTCCCGCCGTACAGCACCGGCGAGGTGAAGTTCCTGCGCGGGCCAGGACGGCGCGAGATCGGCCACGGCGCGCTCGCCGAGCGCGCGCTCGCGCCGGTGGTGCCCGCCGAGGGCGACTTCCCATACACGATCCGCATCGTGTCCGAGGTTCTCGAATCGAACGGCTCCTCGTCCATGGCGAGCGTGTGCGGCGGCTCGCTGTCGCTGATGCAGGCCGGCGTGCCCATCAAGGCCGCCGTCGCCGGCGTCGCGATGGGCCTCATCAAGGAGGGCGACGACGTCGCCGTCCTGTCGGACATCCTCGGCGACGAGGACCATCTCGGCGACATGGACTTCAAGGTCGCCGGCACGCGGGACGGCGTCACCGCGCTGCAGATGGACAACAAGATCGGCGGCGTCACCCGTGCCGTCATGCAGCAGGCGCTCGAGCAGGCTCGCGCCTCGCGCCTGCACATCCTCGACATCATGGATGCGTCGCTGAAGACGCACGCGCCCGAGCTGTCGATCCACGCCCCGCGCATCGTCACGATCAAGATCAAGCAGGATCGCATCCGCGACCTCATCGGTCCGGGCGGGAAGGTCATCCGCAGCATCGTCGAGGAGACCGGCTGCAAGATCGACGTCCAGGACGACGGCACCGTGCTCGTGGCGTCGGCCGACGGCGAGGCGATGCAGCGCGCCCTCGAATGGATCCGCTCGCTCACGGCCGAGGCCGAGATCGGGAAGATATACCGCGGCACCGTGCGTCGCATCGTCGACTTCGGCGCCTTCGTCGAAATCATGCCCGGCACCGACGGCCTCGTGCACATCTCGCAGCTCGCCAACGAGCGCGTGCGCGCGGTCTCGGACGTCCTCAAGGAAGGCGACGTCATCGACGTGAAGGTTCTCGAGATCGACAAGTCCGGCAAGATCCGCCTGTCCCGCAAGGAAGCGCTCAAGGAGTCCGAGGGGCGCGGAGAGGCGGCCCGCTAG
- the rpsO gene encoding 30S ribosomal protein S15, translated as MAVLKERTQELVTTHRRHDTDTGSPEVQVALLTQRITYLTEHFKVHRKDHHSRRGLLKLVGQRRRLLDYLKRRDFGRYKGLIERLGIRK; from the coding sequence ATGGCAGTGCTCAAGGAGCGCACGCAAGAGCTGGTGACGACCCATCGTCGGCACGATACCGACACCGGGTCGCCCGAAGTGCAGGTCGCGCTCCTGACTCAACGGATCACGTATCTGACCGAGCACTTCAAAGTGCATCGGAAGGATCACCATTCCCGTCGCGGGCTTCTCAAGCTCGTCGGCCAGCGCCGACGGCTTCTCGACTACCTGAAGCGGCGCGACTTCGGCCGGTACAAGGGCCTCATCGAGCGGCTCGGCATCCGGAAGTAG
- the truB gene encoding tRNA pseudouridine(55) synthase TruB, protein MNGILLVDKPEGVSSAGVIRALKGRLGAAKVGHLGTLDPFASGLLPLCIGEATKVARWLLLERKRYEGTIQLGTSTDTLDRTGTVTATAPVPPVTATQLHELSRRFVGPTTQTPPMYSALKRDGVPLYRLARQGIEVDRAPRPIEIHALRLEAGEGGTLEFDVACSKGTYVRVLAADLGAAIGTLAHLSRLRRTEVGAFRIADAQTPEALAAHAGPLPLIPIREALAGLRPLPLSDTEVVRLRHGQQGVLASLPAPHAADETALVVDGTGMVVAVVETIGTDGWRLARLVGA, encoded by the coding sequence GTGAACGGCATCCTCCTCGTCGACAAGCCGGAAGGCGTGAGCTCGGCGGGAGTGATCCGGGCGCTCAAGGGCCGGCTGGGCGCGGCCAAGGTGGGGCATCTCGGGACGCTCGACCCATTCGCGAGCGGGCTCCTGCCGCTGTGCATCGGGGAGGCGACCAAAGTCGCGCGCTGGCTCCTGCTCGAGCGCAAGCGCTACGAGGGCACCATCCAGCTCGGGACGAGTACGGACACGCTCGATCGCACCGGGACCGTGACGGCGACTGCGCCCGTGCCGCCGGTGACGGCCACGCAGCTCCACGAGCTCTCCCGCCGCTTCGTCGGACCGACCACGCAGACGCCGCCGATGTACTCGGCGCTGAAGCGCGACGGTGTCCCGCTCTATCGACTCGCCCGTCAGGGCATCGAGGTGGACCGAGCGCCGCGTCCGATCGAGATACACGCGCTGCGCCTGGAGGCGGGCGAGGGCGGCACCCTCGAGTTCGACGTCGCCTGCTCCAAGGGAACCTACGTCCGAGTGCTGGCGGCCGATCTGGGGGCGGCGATCGGCACGCTCGCGCATCTGAGCCGTCTGCGTCGGACCGAGGTGGGTGCGTTCCGCATCGCGGATGCGCAGACGCCGGAGGCGCTGGCCGCGCATGCGGGACCGCTGCCGCTGATTCCCATCCGGGAAGCGCTCGCGGGCTTGCGTCCGCTGCCGCTCTCGGACACAGAAGTGGTTCGCCTGCGGCACGGTCAGCAGGGCGTGCTCGCGTCGCTGCCGGCGCCGCACGCCGCGGATGAGACCGCGCTCGTGGTGGACGGGACCGGCATGGTCGTCGCCGTCGTCGAAACGATCGGGACGGACGGCTGGCGGTTGGCCCGTCTGGTGGGTGCATGA
- the rbfA gene encoding 30S ribosome-binding factor RbfA has product MPEHRRERVAHRLQVELAELLVREVADPRLRAVTITAVRLTADLKQARVFWRTLGDDETERAATAQGLVRATTFLRRRLGEALAMRTTPTLRFEYDTLPDTARRMDALLAATRSPGGGGKP; this is encoded by the coding sequence ATGCCGGAACATCGCCGGGAACGCGTCGCCCACCGGCTCCAGGTGGAGCTCGCCGAGCTGCTGGTGCGTGAGGTTGCCGACCCGCGCCTGCGCGCCGTCACCATCACCGCCGTCCGCCTGACGGCCGATCTGAAGCAGGCCCGCGTCTTCTGGCGCACCCTCGGCGACGACGAGACCGAGCGCGCCGCAACGGCGCAGGGACTCGTGCGCGCGACGACCTTCTTGCGGCGCCGCCTCGGCGAAGCCCTCGCCATGCGCACCACGCCGACGCTGCGCTTCGAGTACGATACCCTTCCCGACACCGCCCGCCGCATGGACGCGCTCCTCGCTGCGACCAGGTCGCCGGGAGGGGGCGGCAAGCCGTGA
- a CDS encoding DUF503 domain-containing protein, producing the protein MVVGVLRLEILLPDNRSLKGKRSVLRAIKQRVQNKFNVSIAECDEHDHWQRAVLGVSQVGSEQPHVDACLRQVVNFIDELALAQLGEERVEFLHY; encoded by the coding sequence ATGGTGGTCGGGGTCCTGCGGCTCGAGATCCTGCTGCCCGACAATCGATCCCTGAAGGGCAAACGCAGCGTGCTGCGCGCGATCAAGCAGCGGGTGCAGAACAAGTTCAACGTGTCGATCGCCGAGTGCGACGAGCACGATCATTGGCAACGCGCCGTCCTCGGCGTGAGCCAGGTCGGGAGCGAGCAGCCCCACGTCGATGCGTGCCTCCGCCAGGTGGTGAACTTCATCGACGAGCTCGCGCTGGCGCAGCTCGGAGAGGAACGCGTCGAGTTCCTCCACTACTGA
- the infB gene encoding translation initiation factor IF-2 → MSKRIHELAKEWGTTPKDLIAAAERLGVRGKRSQSSITEEEEARLKDGLGLGPRPQVALGHERVVSERVVTQRETGGDQIVTAIEQTTETRLRSNVIRRRTAREVVKREEAPPQLPADMAPADVPPSLDFEESDVLPPPSSDIPPPVVDIPEPPPMAAEPSVSLEEAPPLPTEAEVQPEPVVETPPVVEVAPAEEPQVQPQPTPPPPPPPAPALRTTPAQGAPAPASASAASTGRPAAGPVTAVRTAAAPGTPPPPGFEEMRGVKVLGKIDLRKATAPPPGPGARGPSPEGGAPSGTGEAPKKKKGKKVISKPDMGAVMERDFYRGGKRPQKRKALPGKEIRKTEITVPRASKRIVRISEMITVGDLARAMGVKAGEVLKKLIDMGMMATINQMLDHDTAVLLAGEFDYQVENVAFDAEQALESEQEVSAADLVPRAPVVTMMGHVDHGKTSLLDAIRAADVAAGEAGGITQHIGAYTVDVHARQVTFLDTPGHEAFTAMRARGAKVTDMVVLVVAADDGIMPQTVEAINHARAAEVPIIVALNKIDKPDANPERVKQELGNYGLAPEDWGGDTIVVPVSAKTREGIPQLLEMLLLQADILELRANPNRLAKGTIVEARLDRGRGPVATVLVQQGTLKVGDAFVCGTEHGRIRAMVDDKGHRVESAGPSMPVEILGLGGVPEAGDVFVAVQDDAKARQVAEHRRAKQREAEMAKTAKVSLDELYAQVQSGEVRELKVVAKTDVQGSLEAVSEALRRLSTDDVRLNVIHGSVGGVTESDVLLASASNAIIIGFNVRPEPKAAALAEREGVDIRLYSVIYEALNDIRDALEGLLEPTYQEKVTGRAEVRQTFVVSGIGTIAGSSVQDGKITRNSRARLLRDNIVVHDGRIGSLKRFKEDAREVLAGYECGIGIENFNDVKVGDIVETYDVEEVARRLTPGAGKGAQAAERPA, encoded by the coding sequence ATGTCGAAGCGCATTCACGAGCTCGCCAAGGAGTGGGGAACGACCCCGAAGGATCTCATCGCGGCCGCCGAGCGGCTTGGGGTGCGGGGCAAGCGTTCGCAGAGCTCGATCACCGAGGAGGAGGAAGCGCGTCTGAAGGATGGGCTCGGCCTCGGTCCGCGCCCGCAGGTGGCTCTCGGCCACGAGCGCGTCGTGTCCGAGCGCGTCGTCACGCAGCGCGAGACGGGCGGCGATCAGATCGTCACGGCGATCGAGCAGACGACCGAGACGCGCCTGCGCTCCAACGTCATTCGTCGCCGCACTGCCCGCGAGGTGGTGAAGCGCGAGGAGGCGCCGCCGCAGTTGCCGGCCGACATGGCGCCGGCCGACGTGCCGCCGTCGCTCGACTTCGAAGAATCGGACGTGTTGCCGCCGCCGAGCAGCGACATCCCGCCGCCGGTCGTCGACATCCCCGAGCCCCCGCCGATGGCGGCCGAGCCGTCGGTGTCGCTGGAAGAAGCCCCCCCTCTGCCGACGGAAGCCGAGGTGCAGCCCGAGCCGGTCGTCGAGACGCCGCCCGTCGTCGAAGTCGCACCGGCCGAGGAGCCGCAGGTGCAGCCCCAGCCGACCCCGCCGCCTCCTCCGCCCCCGGCTCCCGCGCTGCGGACCACCCCGGCCCAGGGCGCGCCCGCGCCGGCCTCGGCCAGCGCCGCGTCTACGGGCCGGCCGGCCGCGGGACCCGTCACCGCGGTCCGCACGGCGGCGGCGCCGGGTACGCCGCCGCCTCCGGGGTTCGAGGAGATGCGCGGCGTCAAGGTCCTCGGGAAGATCGATCTCCGCAAGGCCACCGCGCCGCCGCCCGGCCCGGGTGCACGGGGACCGTCGCCCGAGGGCGGCGCGCCGTCGGGCACCGGCGAAGCGCCCAAGAAGAAGAAGGGCAAGAAGGTCATCTCCAAGCCCGACATGGGCGCGGTGATGGAGCGCGACTTCTATCGCGGCGGCAAGCGCCCGCAGAAGCGAAAGGCGCTGCCCGGCAAGGAGATCCGCAAGACCGAGATCACCGTGCCGCGCGCCTCGAAGCGTATCGTGCGCATCTCGGAGATGATCACCGTCGGCGACCTCGCCCGCGCCATGGGCGTTAAGGCCGGCGAGGTCCTGAAGAAGCTGATCGACATGGGGATGATGGCCACCATCAACCAGATGCTCGATCACGACACCGCCGTGCTCCTGGCGGGCGAGTTCGACTATCAGGTCGAGAACGTGGCCTTCGACGCCGAGCAGGCGCTCGAGTCGGAGCAGGAGGTCTCGGCGGCCGACCTCGTCCCCCGCGCGCCCGTGGTCACGATGATGGGCCACGTCGACCACGGTAAGACTTCGCTGCTCGACGCCATCCGTGCGGCCGACGTCGCCGCCGGTGAGGCGGGCGGCATCACGCAGCACATCGGCGCCTACACGGTCGACGTCCACGCGCGGCAGGTCACGTTCCTCGATACGCCGGGCCACGAGGCGTTCACCGCCATGCGCGCCCGCGGCGCCAAGGTGACCGACATGGTCGTCCTGGTCGTCGCCGCCGACGACGGCATCATGCCGCAGACGGTGGAGGCAATTAACCATGCCCGCGCCGCCGAGGTGCCGATCATCGTCGCGCTCAACAAGATCGACAAGCCCGACGCGAATCCCGAACGGGTGAAGCAGGAGCTCGGCAACTACGGTCTCGCCCCGGAGGACTGGGGCGGCGACACGATCGTCGTTCCGGTGTCCGCGAAGACGCGGGAGGGCATCCCGCAGCTCCTCGAGATGCTGCTCCTCCAGGCGGACATCCTCGAGCTGCGCGCCAATCCGAATCGTCTGGCGAAGGGCACCATCGTCGAGGCCCGGCTCGACCGCGGCCGCGGGCCCGTGGCCACCGTGCTGGTGCAGCAGGGCACGCTCAAGGTCGGCGACGCCTTCGTCTGCGGCACCGAGCACGGCCGCATCCGCGCCATGGTCGACGACAAGGGGCATCGGGTCGAATCCGCCGGGCCGTCGATGCCGGTCGAGATCCTCGGTCTCGGCGGGGTGCCCGAGGCTGGCGACGTCTTCGTCGCCGTCCAGGACGACGCCAAGGCCCGACAGGTCGCCGAGCATCGCCGCGCGAAGCAGCGCGAGGCGGAGATGGCGAAGACCGCCAAGGTTTCGCTCGACGAGCTCTACGCCCAGGTTCAGAGCGGCGAGGTCCGCGAGCTGAAGGTCGTCGCCAAGACCGACGTCCAGGGCTCGCTGGAGGCCGTCAGCGAGGCGTTGCGGCGGCTGTCGACGGACGACGTGCGCCTCAACGTCATCCACGGCTCGGTCGGCGGCGTGACGGAGTCGGACGTGCTGCTCGCCTCGGCGTCGAACGCCATCATCATCGGGTTCAACGTTCGGCCGGAGCCCAAGGCGGCCGCGCTCGCCGAGCGCGAGGGCGTCGACATCCGGCTCTACAGCGTCATCTACGAGGCGCTGAACGACATCCGCGACGCGCTCGAGGGTCTCCTCGAGCCGACCTACCAGGAGAAGGTCACCGGCCGCGCCGAGGTGCGCCAGACGTTCGTGGTCTCCGGCATTGGCACGATCGCCGGCTCGTCGGTGCAGGACGGCAAGATCACGCGCAACAGCCGCGCACGGCTCCTGCGCGACAACATCGTCGTCCACGACGGCCGGATCGGCAGCCTCAAGCGCTTCAAGGAAGACGCCCGCGAGGTGCTCGCCGGCTACGAGTGCGGCATCGGGATCGAGAACTTCAACGACGTGAAGGTCGGCGACATCGTCGAGACCTACGACGTCGAAGAGGTGGCGCGGCGTCTCACGCCGGGCGCCGGGAAGGGTGCGCAGGCGGCCGAGCGTCCCGCCTGA
- a CDS encoding YlxR family protein — MTRRPDIAGPVRSCAGCGARAPQQALVRFVAVAGALVLDPRRRRPGRGAYLHRDASCAQSFIARRGPVRSLRCNPARAAREALVGALTAPTEAEA; from the coding sequence GTGACGCGCCGACCCGACATCGCTGGACCGGTTCGCTCGTGCGCGGGCTGCGGAGCGCGTGCCCCGCAGCAGGCGCTCGTCCGCTTCGTCGCCGTCGCCGGGGCGCTGGTGCTCGATCCGCGTCGGCGTCGCCCGGGCCGTGGTGCGTATCTGCATCGCGATGCCAGCTGTGCCCAGTCGTTCATCGCCCGGCGTGGGCCCGTGCGTTCGCTACGATGCAATCCGGCGCGGGCCGCCCGCGAGGCCCTCGTCGGAGCGCTCACCGCCCCGACCGAGGCCGAGGCCTGA
- the nusA gene encoding transcription termination/antitermination protein NusA, whose amino-acid sequence MLPDLNRVIEQVSKEKGIDRDIIVDALKEAMLSAARRTYGPEKKIEAQYDPTLGEVELFEILTVVDVVQDVENEITLDEARRTLDPECEVGDELLRKLPSEKFGRIAAQAAKQNIIQKVRDAERDSIFNEFKGRKGELATGIVQRFEKKNIIVNLGRTDAILPEKEQIPRERYRQGDRIRAFIVDVELSSRGPQIVLSRTHPGLLIKLFEQEVPEIYEGIVEVKGAAREPGGRAKFAVTSHDSDVDPVGACVGMRGTRVQAVVQELRNEKIDIVEWVPDQAEYVCRALAPAKVSKIILDEDEHAMEVIVPDDQLSLAIGKKGQNVRLASRLTGWKLDVRSESEAEDEARRARASLGAIPGMMGVEAELLYQGGYKSAEEVAVAEESDLADLDGITPERAARLLESAREHVAALEAAAAEAIENEVPPPPADLDVPPPSDVAVDPESGERSEAE is encoded by the coding sequence ATGTTGCCGGATCTGAATCGCGTCATCGAGCAAGTCAGCAAGGAGAAGGGCATCGATCGTGACATCATCGTCGACGCCTTGAAGGAGGCGATGCTGTCCGCCGCCCGGCGGACGTATGGCCCCGAGAAGAAGATCGAGGCCCAGTACGACCCGACCCTCGGCGAGGTCGAGCTCTTCGAGATCCTGACGGTCGTCGACGTCGTGCAGGACGTCGAGAACGAGATCACGCTCGACGAGGCGCGCCGCACGCTCGACCCCGAGTGCGAGGTCGGCGACGAGCTCCTGCGCAAGCTCCCGTCGGAGAAGTTCGGCCGGATCGCCGCCCAGGCGGCGAAGCAGAACATCATCCAGAAGGTTCGCGACGCCGAGCGCGACTCCATCTTCAACGAGTTCAAGGGCCGCAAGGGCGAGCTCGCCACCGGCATCGTGCAGCGGTTCGAGAAGAAGAACATCATCGTCAACCTCGGCCGCACCGACGCGATCCTGCCGGAGAAGGAGCAGATCCCGCGCGAGCGCTATCGCCAGGGCGACCGCATCCGCGCCTTCATCGTCGACGTCGAGCTGTCGAGCCGCGGCCCGCAGATCGTGCTGTCGCGCACGCACCCGGGCCTGCTGATCAAGCTGTTCGAGCAGGAGGTGCCGGAGATCTACGAAGGCATCGTCGAGGTGAAGGGCGCCGCGCGCGAGCCCGGCGGCCGTGCGAAGTTCGCGGTCACCTCCCACGACTCCGACGTCGATCCGGTCGGCGCCTGCGTCGGCATGCGCGGCACGCGCGTGCAGGCCGTCGTGCAGGAGCTGCGCAACGAGAAGATCGACATCGTCGAGTGGGTGCCGGACCAGGCGGAGTACGTCTGCCGCGCGCTCGCGCCGGCGAAGGTCTCGAAGATCATCCTCGACGAGGACGAGCACGCGATGGAGGTGATCGTCCCCGACGATCAGCTCTCCCTGGCGATCGGCAAGAAGGGCCAGAACGTGCGGCTCGCCTCGCGGCTGACCGGCTGGAAGCTCGACGTCCGCAGCGAGTCCGAAGCCGAGGACGAGGCGCGCCGGGCGCGCGCGTCGCTGGGGGCGATTCCCGGCATGATGGGCGTCGAGGCGGAGCTGCTGTACCAGGGTGGCTACAAGTCGGCCGAGGAGGTCGCGGTCGCCGAGGAGTCCGATCTCGCCGACCTCGACGGCATCACGCCCGAGCGGGCGGCCCGTCTTCTGGAGAGCGCCCGCGAGCACGTCGCGGCGCTCGAAGCCGCGGCAGCCGAAGCGATCGAGAACGAGGTCCCGCCGCCGCCCGCCGACCTCGACGTGCCGCCTCCGTCGGACGTCGCCGTCGACCCGGAGTCGGGAGAGAGGTCAGAGGCCGAGTGA
- a CDS encoding ribosome maturation factor RimP → MDRAAVIRCVSELAEPLALAAGLELVDVQYVPERGRLVLRVLLDRPEGGVTIDELSRVSRELGDVIDAHDAVRGKYTLECSSPGLNRPLVRPAHFERARGKKVAIRMRDMVGDRRQFRGELVDVDGETVTVRDTQVGDVRLALAGIDKANVEYDFARPAGPPHAHA, encoded by the coding sequence ATGGACCGTGCCGCGGTCATCCGCTGCGTGTCGGAGCTCGCTGAGCCCCTGGCGCTCGCCGCCGGGCTCGAGCTCGTGGACGTCCAGTACGTCCCGGAGCGGGGGCGCCTCGTGCTGCGGGTCCTGCTCGACCGACCCGAGGGCGGCGTCACCATCGACGAGCTCAGCCGGGTCTCGCGCGAGCTGGGCGACGTCATCGACGCGCACGACGCCGTGCGCGGCAAGTACACGCTCGAGTGCTCGTCGCCGGGGCTGAACCGCCCGTTGGTGCGTCCGGCCCACTTCGAGCGTGCGCGCGGCAAGAAGGTGGCGATCCGCATGCGTGACATGGTCGGAGACCGCCGGCAGTTCCGCGGCGAGCTGGTCGACGTCGACGGCGAGACCGTCACCGTCCGAGACACCCAGGTCGGCGACGTGCGCCTCGCACTCGCCGGCATCGACAAGGCCAACGTGGAGTACGACTTCGCCCGGCCTGCGGGCCCACCGCACGCGCATGCGTGA